Proteins found in one Micromonospora sp. WMMD1082 genomic segment:
- a CDS encoding inositol monophosphatase family protein: protein MDRSAPPPQELLEIAIEVARAAAATAYRMRAEGVSVAATKSTVTDVVTAADRAVERQITDELRRLRPYDAVLGEEYGAAARGDDTPAPVRWIVDPIDGTINYLYGLAHCAVSIAAEVDGEVVAGVVRNIHTGEEWTATAGGGAWREGRRLTCSTETDLGQALVITGFGYDPARRAHQARVLTDLIAHVRDIRRLGAAAVDLCMVAEGRADAYYEKGLAAWDQAAGGLVAAEAGLRVGGLKGLDPGPEMVIAAPPALFAPLHDRLAALDASGGP, encoded by the coding sequence ATGGACCGCTCGGCGCCACCGCCGCAGGAACTACTGGAGATCGCGATCGAGGTGGCGCGGGCCGCGGCCGCCACCGCGTACCGGATGCGGGCCGAGGGTGTGTCGGTCGCGGCGACCAAGAGCACGGTCACCGACGTGGTGACGGCGGCCGACCGGGCGGTGGAGCGCCAGATCACCGACGAGCTGCGCCGGCTGCGGCCGTACGACGCCGTGCTGGGCGAGGAGTACGGCGCGGCGGCGCGGGGCGACGACACCCCGGCGCCGGTGCGCTGGATCGTGGACCCGATCGACGGCACCATCAACTACCTGTACGGGCTGGCGCACTGCGCAGTGTCGATCGCCGCGGAGGTGGACGGCGAGGTGGTGGCGGGTGTGGTGCGCAACATCCACACCGGCGAGGAGTGGACCGCGACCGCCGGTGGTGGCGCCTGGCGGGAGGGCCGGCGCCTGACGTGTTCCACCGAGACCGACCTCGGCCAGGCGCTGGTGATCACCGGTTTCGGGTACGACCCGGCCCGCCGCGCCCACCAGGCCCGGGTGCTGACCGACCTGATCGCGCACGTGCGCGACATCCGCCGACTCGGCGCCGCCGCCGTCGATCTCTGCATGGTCGCCGAGGGGCGGGCCGACGCCTACTACGAGAAGGGCCTGGCCGCCTGGGACCAGGCGGCCGGCGGGCTGGTGGCCGCCGAGGCCGGCCTGCGGGTAGGTGGGCTCAAGGGGCTGGACCCCGGACCCGAGATGGTCATCGCCGCGCCGCCGGCGCTGTTCGCCCCGCTGCACGACCGCCTCGCCGCGCTGGACGCCTCCGGCGGCCCCTGA
- a CDS encoding LytR C-terminal domain-containing protein, protein MRALVVVGMLAVVALVFVIVALVKDTQGNAGVGEGCPDDWPRADVTLRDHKDVRINVLNSTDRPGLAGSVGDDFRNRDFQVQKEANEKKKIDDVAVLRYGPKGVGSAHLLRAYFLGNAELEYNPEREDDIVDVVLGSGFQQLATTTEVNQSLGDLGAPVAPPGSCPMPVDN, encoded by the coding sequence GTGCGAGCACTCGTCGTCGTCGGCATGCTGGCGGTGGTCGCCCTGGTCTTCGTGATCGTGGCCCTGGTCAAGGACACCCAGGGTAACGCGGGCGTCGGCGAAGGTTGCCCCGATGACTGGCCGCGCGCCGACGTCACTCTGCGCGACCACAAGGACGTCCGGATCAACGTGCTCAACAGCACGGACCGCCCCGGTCTGGCCGGCAGCGTCGGCGACGACTTCCGCAACCGCGACTTCCAGGTGCAGAAGGAAGCAAACGAGAAGAAGAAGATCGACGACGTGGCGGTACTGCGCTACGGCCCGAAGGGCGTCGGCTCGGCGCACCTGCTGCGGGCGTACTTCCTCGGCAACGCCGAGCTCGAGTACAACCCCGAGCGTGAGGACGACATCGTCGACGTGGTGCTGGGCAGCGGCTTCCAGCAGCTGGCCACCACCACCGAGGTCAACCAGTCGCTGGGCGATCTCGGCGCCCCGGTCGCCCCGCCGGGTTCGTGCCCGATGCCGGTCGACAACTGA
- a CDS encoding RNA polymerase sigma factor, translating to MTEPRQTGADVRSLTDTLIAHAQSAGGQLTSAQLARTVESAEVTPAQAKKILRALSEAGVTVVVDGSASTRRRVAAARSATPASRATTAKTTKKAAPPAPKQAPAAEEAPAPAPRKATSRKAAGTTAEVAAKAAAPTKKSTRATKATVAAATGTAKPAKAAGKTAEGEAAPEGEVNPEELAAEIEDVVVEEPAELARAAATDAANSATDNDFEWDDEESEALKQARRDAELTASADSVRAYLKQIGKVPLLNAEQEVELAKRIEAGLYAAERLRAADEGEEKLARDMQRDLLWISRDGERAKNHLLEANLRLVVSLAKRYTGRGMAFLDLIQEGNLGLIRAVEKFDYTKGYKFSTYATWWIRQAITRAMADQARTIRIPVHMVEVINKLGRIQRELLQDLGREPTPEELAKEMDITPEKVLEIQQYAREPISLDQTIGDEGDSQLGDFIEDSEAVVAVDAVSFSLLQDQLQQVLQTLSEREAGVVRLRFGLTDGQPRTLDEIGQVYGVTRERIRQIESKTMSKLRHPSRSQVLRDYLD from the coding sequence GTGACAGAACCCCGCCAGACCGGCGCCGACGTTCGCTCGCTCACCGACACCCTGATCGCCCACGCGCAGAGCGCCGGCGGCCAGCTCACGTCGGCCCAGCTCGCGCGCACCGTCGAGTCCGCCGAGGTGACTCCGGCCCAGGCCAAGAAGATCCTGCGGGCGCTCTCCGAGGCCGGGGTGACCGTCGTGGTCGACGGCTCGGCGAGCACCCGCCGGCGCGTGGCCGCCGCGCGCTCCGCAACCCCGGCGTCCCGGGCCACCACCGCCAAGACCACCAAGAAGGCGGCGCCGCCCGCCCCGAAGCAGGCCCCCGCCGCGGAGGAGGCACCGGCTCCGGCCCCGCGGAAGGCGACCTCGCGCAAGGCCGCCGGCACCACCGCGGAGGTGGCCGCCAAGGCAGCCGCGCCGACCAAGAAGTCCACCCGGGCCACCAAGGCCACGGTGGCCGCCGCGACGGGCACGGCGAAGCCCGCCAAGGCCGCGGGCAAGACCGCCGAGGGCGAGGCCGCCCCCGAGGGCGAGGTCAATCCCGAGGAACTCGCCGCCGAGATCGAGGATGTGGTGGTCGAGGAGCCGGCCGAGTTGGCCCGGGCCGCCGCGACCGACGCGGCGAACTCCGCCACCGACAACGACTTCGAGTGGGACGACGAGGAGTCCGAGGCACTCAAGCAGGCGCGTCGGGACGCCGAGCTGACCGCCTCGGCGGACTCCGTCCGGGCGTACCTCAAGCAGATCGGCAAGGTTCCGCTGCTCAACGCCGAGCAGGAGGTGGAGCTGGCCAAGCGGATCGAGGCCGGGCTCTACGCCGCCGAGCGTCTGCGGGCGGCCGACGAGGGCGAGGAGAAGCTCGCCCGGGACATGCAGCGCGACCTGCTCTGGATCTCCCGGGACGGCGAGCGGGCCAAGAACCACCTGCTGGAGGCGAACCTCCGCCTGGTCGTCTCGCTCGCCAAGCGCTACACGGGCCGTGGCATGGCCTTCCTCGACCTCATCCAGGAAGGCAACCTCGGCCTCATCCGCGCCGTCGAGAAATTCGACTACACCAAGGGCTACAAGTTCTCCACCTACGCCACCTGGTGGATCCGCCAAGCCATCACCCGCGCCATGGCCGACCAGGCCCGCACCATCCGCATCCCCGTCCACATGGTCGAGGTGATCAACAAGCTCGGCCGGATCCAACGCGAGCTGCTCCAGGACCTGGGCCGTGAGCCCACGCCGGAGGAGCTGGCCAAGGAGATGGACATCACACCGGAGAAGGTGCTGGAGATCCAGCAGTACGCTCGGGAGCCCATCTCGCTCGACCAGACCATCGGCGACGAGGGCGACAGCCAGCTCGGCGACTTCATCGAGGACTCGGAGGCGGTCGTCGCGGTCGACGCGGTCTCCTTCTCCCTGCTTCAGGACCAGCTCCAGCAGGTGCTCCAGACGTTGTCCGAGCGTGAGGCGGGTGTGGTACGCCTGCGGTTCGGGCTGACCGACGGCCAACCGCGTACGCTGGACGAGATCGGCCAGGTCTACGGGGTGACCCGCGAGCGCATCCGGCAGATCGAGTCGAAGACGATGTCCAAGCTGCGGCACCCGTCCCGTTCCCAGGTGCTCCGCGACTACCTTGACTGA